From a single Raphanus sativus cultivar WK10039 chromosome 3, ASM80110v3, whole genome shotgun sequence genomic region:
- the LOC108846260 gene encoding growth-regulating factor 3 gives MDLQLKQWRSQQVQTESEQQPSAAKIPRHVFDPIQSQTATSTVLPLFSPEPTSSKLSSLCPDSSSRFHKMGSFFSWTQWQELELQALIYRYMLAGAAVPQELLLPIKKSLPHLSPSYFLHHPLQHLPHYQPAWYLGRGAMDPEPGRCRRTDGKKWRCSRDVFSGHKYCERHMHRGRNRSRKPVETPTVNATATTSMAAPATAAPSATPSSFAFGGGEEVSQGGSSSFFFSSQSCSEMKQESNNNNNNKRPYESHNGFGRNGSDGGHILRHFFDDWPRSEADSSSSPMSSATCLSISMPGNSSSDVSLKLSTGNEEEARNNNSGRDQQNMSWWSGGGTNHNHHHMGGPLAEALRSSSSSSPTSVLHQLGVSTQAFH, from the exons ATGGATTTGCAACTGAAACAATGGAGAAGCCAGCAGGTGCAGACAGAGTCAGAACAACAACCTTCTGCAGCCAAGATACCGAGACATGTCTTTGATCCGATTCAGTCCCAAACTGCAACCTCTACTGTTCTTCCACTCTTTTCTCCAGAGCCTACCTCTTCTAAACTCTCCTCCTTATGTCCTGATTCTTCTTCCAGGTTCCACA AGATGGGGAGCTTCTTTAGCTGGACACAGTGGCAAGAACTAGAACTACAGGCACTGATCTATAGGTACATGCTGGCTGGAGCTGCTGTTCCACAAGAGCTCCTTTTACCCATCAAGAAAAGTCTTCCTCATCTCTCTCCTTCCTACTTTCTTCACCACCCTCTTCAACACCTACCTCACTACCAGCCTGCTT GGTATTTGGGGAGGGGGGCGATGGATCCTGAGCCAGGGAGATGCAGGAGAACAGATGGTAAGAAGTGGAGATGCTCAAGAGACGTCTTCTCTGGCCACAAATACTGCGAGCGCCACATGCACCGTGGCCGCAACCGTTCAAGAAAGCCAGTGGAAACTCCCACCGTCAATGCTACCGCCACCACTTCCATGGCTGCCCCAGCCACAGCGGCACCGTCAGCAACACCATCTTCCTTTGCTTTTGGAGGTGGTGAGGAAGTGAGCCAAGGAGGATCAtctagtttcttcttctctagtCAAAG TTGTTCAGAGATGAAGCaagaaagcaacaacaacaacaacaacaaaaggcCATACGAGTCCCATAATGGATTTGGGAGAAATGGATCAGACGGAGGCCACATCTTGAGGCACTTCTTTGATGATTGGCCTCGTTCTGAAGCTGACAGTAGTTCAAGCCCCATGAGCTCAGCCACTTGTCTCTCCATCTCCATGCCTGGAAACTCTTCCTCAGACGTCTCTCTCAAGCTGTCCACTGGCAATGAAGAGGAAGCTAGAAACAACAACAGTGGGAGGGACCAGCAAAACATGAGCTGGTGGAGCGGTGGAGGTACCAACCACAACCACCATCACATGGGGGGACCATTGGCTGAAGCCCTGAGATCTTCCTCATCATCTTCCCCAACTAGTGTTCTTCATCAGCTTGGTGTTTCAACGCAAGCCTTTCATTGA
- the LOC108845347 gene encoding ABC transporter G family member 39-like, with amino-acid sequence MLPQQTSVNGEVRLEEVDLTKLAPKEKKHLMEIILKFVEEDNEKFLRRLRERTDRVGIEVPKIEVRYENMSVQGDVRSASRALPTLFNVTLNTLESILGMFHLLPSKKSKIQILKNISGIVKPSRMTLLLGPPSSGKTTFLQALAGKLDDTLQMSGRITYCGHEFSEFVPQKTCAYISQHDVHFGEMTGRETLDFSGRCLGVGTRYQMLTELSRREREAGIKPDPEIDAFMKCIALSGQETSLVTDYVLKILGLDVCADIPVGDVMRRGVSGGQRKRLTTGPATALFMDEISTGLDSSTTFQICKFMRQLVHISDVTMIISLLQPAPETFELFDDIILLSEGHIVYQGPRDKVLEFFEFMGFQCPERKGVADFLQEVTSKKDQEQYWKRREQPYSYVSVSDFSSGFNSFQTGQQLASDIRVPYDKAKTNPAALVTQKYGISNWDLFKACFDRELLLMKRNSFVYVFKTVQITIMSLIAMTVYLRTEMHVGTVADGQKFYGALFFSLINVFFNGMAELSFTVMRLPVFYKQRDFLFYPPWAFALPAWLLKIPLSLIESGIWVALTYYTIGFAPAASRFFRQFLAFFCVNQMALSLFRFLGAVGRTEVISNSVGTFTMLIVFTLGGFIIAKDDIPPWMTWAYYISPMMYGETAIVMNEFLDDRWGALNNDTRIDAKTVGQVLLKSRGFFTEPYWFWICIVALLGFSLLFNLFYIIALMYLNPLGDSKATVVEENKDKQKGTEGSLVELSSRSSNGPKRGMVLPFQPLSLAFNNVNYYVDMPAEMKAQGIEGGRLQLLRDVGGAFRPGILTALVGVSGAGKTTLMDVLAGRKTGGYIEGSISISGYPKKQSTFARVSGYCEQNDIHSPHVTVYESLIYSAWLRLSVDIDAKTREMFVEEVMELVELKPLRNYIVGLPGVDGLSTEQRKRLTIAVELVANPSIIFMDEPTSGLDARAAAIVMRTVRNTVDTGRTVVCTIHQPSIDIFESFDELLLMKRGGQVIYAGSLGHHSQKLIEYFEAVEWVPKIKDGYNPATWMLDVTSPSMESQMSLDFAQMFANSSLYRRNQEVIKELSTPPPGSNDLYFPTKYSQPFWTQTKACFWKQYWSNWRYPQYNSIRFLMTIAFGVLFGLIFWQTGMKIEKEQDLNNFFGAMYAAVLFLGATNAAAIQPVLAIDRTVFYREKAAGMYSAIPYAMSQVAVEIMYITIQTGVYTLILYSMIGYDWTVTKFFWFYYYMLTSFIYFTLYGMMLVALTPNHQIAGICMSFVVLWNLFSGFIIPRPQIPIWWRWYYWATPVAWTLYGIITSQVGDKDSIVHIAGIGDMSLKTLLKNGLGFEHDFLPVVAAVHIAWILLFAFVFAYGIKFLNFQKR; translated from the exons ATGCTGCCGCAACAAACGTCTGTTAACGGGGAGGTTAGGCTCGAAGAAGTTGATCTCACGAAGCTCGCTCCTAAGGAGAAGAAACACCTCATGGAGATTATTTTGAAGTTCGTTGAAGAAGATAACGAGAAGTTTCTCCGTCGATTGAGAGAAAGAACAGACAG GGTGGGAATCGAAGTACCGAAGATTGAAGTAAGGTATGAGAATATGTCAGTGCAAGGAGATGTACGTAGTGCAAGCAGAGCGCTTCCTACTCTCTTCAACGTCACTTTGAATACACTTGAG AGCATTCTTGGAATGTTCCACCTCCTTCCATCTAAAAAGAGCAAAATTCAGATACTTAAAAATATCAGTGGAATTGTCAAACCATCAAG GATGACCTTATTACTTGGTCCTCCAAGTTCAGGGAAAACAACTTTTCTACAAGCTTTGGCTGGAAAGCTCGATGACACTCTCCAG ATGTCCGGGAGGATAACTTACTGTGGTCATGAGTTTAGCGAGTTTGTTCCTCAAAAGACATGTGCATACATCAGTCAACATGACGTTCATTTTGGAGAAATGACTGGGAGAGAAACGCTGGACTTTTCTGGACGATGTCTAGGTGTTGGGACTCGGTACCAGATGCTGACTGAGCTCTCAAGGAGGGAGAGAGAAGCGGGTATAAAGCCAGACCCTGAGATTGATGCATTCATGAAATGTATTGCCCTATCAGGGCAAGAAACTAGTTTGGTTACAGACTATGTACTTAAG ATACTTGGTCTTGACGTTTGTGCTGACATACCTGTTGGAGATGTGATGAGACGAGGTGTTTCTGGTGGACAGAGGAAACGTCTAACAACAG GACCAGCTACAGCTCTTTTCATGGATGAAATATCAACAGGATTGGACAGTTCCACAACATTCCAGATTTGCAAGTTCATGAGGCAATTAGTTCATATATCAGATGTTACAATGATCATCTCTCTTCTGCAACCTGCACCAGAGACCTTTGAGCTTTTTGACGACATTATCCTGCTCTCAGAGGGACACATTGTCTACCAGGGCCCAAGGGACAAGGTTCTTGAGTTCTTTGAGTTCATGGGGTTCCAATGTCCTGAAAGGAAAGGTGTTGCAGACTTTCTACAAGAAGTCACGTCTAAGAAAGACCAAGAGCAGTACTGGAAGAGGAGAGAACAACCTTACAGCTATGTCTCAGTGAGTGACTTCTCAAGCGGCTTTAACTCTTTCCAAACCGGGCAGCAACTAGCTTCAGACATCAGGGTTCCTTATGACAAAGCTAAAACAAATCCTGCTGCGTTAGTGACACAGAAGTATGGTATATCAAACTGGGACCTTTTCAAGGCATGCTTTGATAGAGAATTGCTTCTTATGAAACGCAACTCCTTTGTGTATGTCTTCAAGACGGTCCAGATAACCATCATGTCTTTGATTGCCATGACGGTCTATCTTAGGACAGAAATGCATGTAGGCACGGTGGCAGATGGTCAGAAGTTTTATGGTGCTTTGTTTTTCAGCTTGATCAATGTATTTTTTAATGGAATGGCTGAACTATCATTCACAGTGATGAGACTTCCAGTTTTCTACAAGCAGAGGGACTTCTTGTTCTATCCTCCATGGGCTTTCGCCTTACCAGCTTGGCTTCTAAAGATCCCATTATCTCTTATTGAGTCAGGAATATGGGTTGCTCTTACATATTACACTATTGGTTTTGCTCCTGCTGCTTCCAG GTTTTTCCGGCAATTTCTGGCATTCTTCTGTGTGAATCAGATGGCCCTTTCCTTGTTTAGATTCCTTGGAGCCGTTGGAAGAACAGAAGTTATCTCCAACTCGGTTGGGACCTTCACAATGCTAATTGTATTTACTCTTGGAGGATTCATTATTGCTAAAG atgaTATCCCACCATGGATGACTTGGGCCTATTATATATCCCCTATGATGTATGGAGAGACTGCTATTGTTATGAATGAGTTTCTAGATGACAGATGGGGAGCG CTCAACAATGATACCCGCATCGACGCAAAAACAGTTGGACAAGTCCTTCTGAAGAGCCGAGGCTTCTTTACAGAGCCATATTGGTTCTGGATCTGTATTGTGGCGCTACTTGGGTTTTCTTTGTTGTTCAACCTCTTTTACATAATAGCCTTGATGTATTTGAACC CTCTTGGAGACTCCAAAGCTACAGTGGTGGAAGAAAATAAAGACAAACAGAAAGGAACAGAAG GTTCTCTTGTGGAACTAAGTAGCCGTTCAAGTAATGGACCAAAGAGAGGAATGGTTTTACCTTTCCAACCACTTTCCCTTGCATTCAACAATGTGAACTACTACGTGGACATGCCTGCA GAAATGAAAGCTCAAGGAATTGAAGGAGGTCGCCTCCAGTTACTAAGAGACGTTGGTGGAGCTTTCAGGCCAGGTATATTGACTGCATTGGTCGGTGTCAGTGGTGCAGGTAAGACGACCTTGATGGATGTCTTGGCTGGGAGGAAAACAGGAGGCTACATTGAAGGGAGTATTAGCATATCTGGTTATCCAAAGAAACAATCAACATTTGCCAGAGTCTCTGGTTACTGTGAACAGAATGACATCCATTCTCCACATGTTACAGTTTATGAATCCCTCATTTATTCAGCTTGGCTTCGTCTTTCGGTTGATATAGATGCCAAGACACGAGAG ATGTTTGTTGAAGAAGTAATGGAGTTAGTGGAGCTAAAACCTCTTAGAAACTATATCGTTGGCCTTCCTGGAGTTGATGGTCTTTCAACAGAACAGAGAAAGAGGCTAACTATTGCAGTTGAATTGGTTGCTAACCCTTCTATAATCTTCATGGACGAGCCTACATCTGGTCTTGATGCAAGAGCTGCTGCCATTGTTATGCGTACTGTTAGAAACACTGTTGATACAGGAAGAACTGTTGTCTGTACCATTCACCAGCCTAGCATCGACATTTTCGAATCTTTTGATGAG CTTCTGTTGATGAAACGTGGAGGGCAAGTTATATATGCTGGAAGTCTAGGGCATCACTCACAAAAACTCATTGAATATTTTGAg GCTGTTGAATGGGTTCCAAAGATCAAGGACGGATACAATCCTGCTACGTGGATGCTTGATGTGACTTCTCCTTCAATGGAGTCACAAATGAGCTTGGACTTTGCTCAAATGTTCGCCAACTCCTCTCTTTATCG GAGAAACCAGGAAGTCATCAAAGAGCTCAGTACTCCACCACCAGGATCAAATGATCTCTACTTCCCAACTAAGTACTCACAACCGTTTTGGACTCAAACCAAAGCTTGCTTCTGGAAACAGTATTGGTCAAACTGGAGATATCCTCAGTACAATTCCATCAGGTTTCTCATGACAATAGCCTTTGGAGTCTTATTTGGTTTGATCTTTTGGCAAACCGGAATGAAAAT agagaaagagCAAGACCTTAATAACTTCTTTGGAGCCATGTATGCTGCTGTACTGTTCCTCGGTGCCACCAACGCTGCAGCAATTCAACCTGTATTAGCCATTGACAGAACTGTCTTCTACCGCGAAAAAGCTGCTGGAATGTACTCAGCCATCCCTTATGCAATGTCTCAG GTGGCGGTGGAGATCATGTACATCACGATACAAACTGGAGTTTACACGCTAATCCTTTACTCAATGATAGGATACGATTGGACAGTGACCAAGTTCTTCTGGTTCTACTATTACATGTTAACAAGCTTCATCTACTTCACTCTATATGGTATGATGCTTGTGGCCTTGACACCAAACCATCAAATCGCTGGAATCTGCATGTCCTTCGTCGTTCTTTGGAATCTCTTCTCCGGTTTCATCATCCCTAGACCG CAAATACCGATATGGTGGAGATGGTACTACTGGGCAACACCAGTGGCTTGGACATTGTATGGAATCATTACATCTCAAGTAGGAGACAAGGATTCTATAGTTCATATCGCTGGAATTGGAGACATGAGCCTCAAAACGTTGCTCAAGAATGGATTAGGATTCGAACATGATTTCTTACCAGTTGTAGCTGCTGTCCACATTGCATGGATACTGCTCTTTGCCTTTGTCTTTGCCTATGGTATTAAGTTCCTAAACTTTCAAAAAAGGTGA
- the LOC108844135 gene encoding probable LRR receptor-like serine/threonine-protein kinase RKF3: protein MFLRRTAVVYVLLFFTVASSSSLVAAQNSSCPLDFSILQPFKRPSPDGSTTCQYLLQGLRLVYSHHLRQTGSFSPPLSSASSCWDALQSSISGFLPRFDVRSRCGFQTPWISQGCMNITTRSQFEALIPNSTLSTAVMRCNLSLESNTPCASCTQSLSAFQAYLTGASLGNVSDCTAFSSIYGAAFSNRFGPTDKGTAKCLFLLDLASSSSSSGSGKKVVKILVPLLALFLVSSGLILWYYLRRKRGFKMRKLKQQRDSLEAGTRSRLDSMSESTTLVKFSFEEIKKATKNFSRHNIIGRGGYGNVFKGVLADGTEVAFKRFKNCSAGGDANFAHEVEVIASIRHVNLLALRGYCTATTTYEGHQRIIVCDLVSNGSLHDHLFGDLESHLAWPLRQRIALGMARGLAYLHYGAQPSIIHRDIKASNILLDERFEAKVADFGLAKFNSEGMTHMSTRVAGTMGYVAPEYALYGQLTEKSDVYSFGVVLLELLSGRKAIVTDEEGQPVSVADWAWALVREGQTLDVVEDGMPEKGSPEVLEKYVLIAVLCSHPQLHARPTMDQVVKMLESNEFTVISIPQRPIPLVACREEIDRSVSSSSGSGKLTSPTGYQAFSFGADGPGHI from the coding sequence ATGTTTCTCCGCCGAACCGCCGTCGTCTACGTCCTCCTCTTCTTCACCGTAGCATCATCCTCTTCTCTAGTCGCAGCTCAGAACTCCTCCTGTCCTCTCGACTTCTCCATCTTACAACCTTTCAAGCGTCCAAGCCCCGATGGCTCCACCACCTGCCAGTACCTCCTCCAAGGCCTCCGTCTCGTCTACTCTCACCACCTCCGCCAGACAGGTTCCTTCTCCCCGCCGCTCTCCTCCGCCTCTTCTTGCTGGGACGCTTTACAGTCCTCCATCTCCGGGTTCCTCCCTCGCTTCGATGTCAGATCAAGATGTGGTTTCCAGACGCCGTGGATCTCCCAGGGATGTATGAACATCACCACGAGGTCTCAGTTCGAAGCCCTGATCCCTAACTCCACGTTGAGTACGGCTGTGATGAGATGTAACctctcccttgagagtaacacACCTTGTGCTTCGTGTACTCAGAGCTTGTCTGCCTTTCAAGCTTATCTCACTGGAGCTTCTCTAGGAAACGTCTCTGACTGTACTGCTTTCTCGTCCATCTACGGCGCTGCTTTCTCCAACAGGTTCGGTCCTACGGACAAAGGTACAGCGAAATGCTTGTTTCTTCTTgatcttgcttcttcttcttctagcaGCGGATCCGGTAAGAAGGTGGTGAAGATACTAGTTCCGTTACTCGCTCTGTTTCTTGTATCCTCTGGTTTGATTCTCTGGTACTACCTGAGGAGAAAGAGAGGCTTCAAGATGAGGAAGCTGAAGCAGCAGAGAGATAGTTTAGAAGCGGGTACACGTTCCAGGCTAGACTCAATGAGCGAGAGCACTACTCTCGTTAAGTTCAGCTTCGAAGAGATCAAGAAAGCTACCAAGAATTTCTCCAGGCACAACATCATAGGCAGGGGAGGCTACGGTAACGTGTTCAAAGGAGTCTTGGCCGACGGCACGGAGGTTGCTTTCAAGAGGTTCAAGAACTGTTCGGCTGGTGGGGATGCCAACTTCGCTCATGAGGTTGAGGTTATCGCGAGCATTCGCCACGTCAATCTTCTCGCATTGAGAGGTTACTGCACGGCGACTACGACGTACGAAGGTCACCAGAGGATCATAGTGTGTGATCTTGTGAGCAACGGTAGTCTTCACGACCATCTATTTGGAGACTTGGAGAGCCATCTCGCCTGGCCTTTAAGGCAGAGGATCGCGCTTGGGATGGCGAGAGGACTGGCTTATCTGCACTACGGCGCGCAGCCTTCGATCATCCACAGGGACATCAAGGCTAGCAACATTCTCTTGGACGAGAGGTTTGAGGCCAAAGTTGCGGATTTCGGGCTAGCGAAGTTTAACTCTGAAGGAATGACGCATATGAGCACGAGGGTCGCGGGTACGATGGGATACGTGGCTCCGGAGTACGCGCTCTACGGGCAGTTGACAGAGAAGAGCGATGTGTACAGTTTCGGTGTGGTGCTTTTGGAGCTTCTGAGCGGGAGAAAAGCCATTGTGACAGACGAGGAAGGGCAGCCTGTGTCTGTGGCTGACTGGGCGTGGGCCCTTGTCCGAGAAGGGCAGACGCTTGACGTGGTGGAAGACGGGATGCCGGAGAAGGGATCTCCGGAGGTTCTTGAGAAGTATGTGTTGATAGCAGTGCTCTGCTCTCACCCTCAGCTACACGCAAGACCAACAATGGATCAGGTGGTGAAGATGCTGGAGAGTAATGAGTTCACTGTTATCTCTATACCTCAACGGCCGATCCCTCTGGTGGCTTGCAGGGAGGAGATAGACCGCTCTGTTAGTAGCAGCAGTGGCTCTGGGAAGCTGACTAGCCCCACGGGTTATCAGGCCTTCTCCTTTGGAGCTGATGGACCTGGACACATATAA
- the LOC130510043 gene encoding uncharacterized protein LOC130510043: MFQFQFEKEEDLLAVLENRPYHYSRWMVIVQRWEPTVSKDFPSMIPFWIKVQGIPIHLWAEETVEDLGSNLGLFERVVITQTSVKMRVQVNGLLPLIKSSVIEYSNGDKQLTPMGRRTEGVGAMIRENRDMMLAGPWRTGVDIAPAMRHLAEELDEKTQKRGNEAMIAGPLN; this comes from the exons ATGTTCCAATTCCAGTTCGAGAAGGAAGAAGACTTACTAGCAGTCTTGGAGAACAGACCCTACCACTACTCTAGATGGATGGTTATTGTTCAACGATGGGAGCCAACAGTTTCCAAAGACTTCCCTTCTATGATACCTTTTTGGATCAAAGTACAAGGAATCCCGATTCACTTGTGGGCAGAAGAAACAGTGGAAGATCTGGGCAGTAATCTAGGCTTATTTGAGCGTGTGGTGATCACGCAAACGTCAGTGAAGATGAGAGTCCAAGTAAACGGTCTACTACCTCTAATCAAATCCTCAGTTATTGAGTACTCCAATGGAGATAAG CAACTAACCCCAATGGGGAGGAGAACAGAAGGGGTCGGAGCTATGATCCGAGAGAACCGAGATATGATGCTCGCCGGACCCTGGAGGACAGGCGTAGATATCGCTCCAGCTATGAGACATCTAGCAGAGGAGTTAGACgagaaaactcaaaagagaGGCAACGAAGCTATGATAGCAGGTCCTCTCAACTGA